A window from Nothobranchius furzeri strain GRZ-AD chromosome 17, NfurGRZ-RIMD1, whole genome shotgun sequence encodes these proteins:
- the cep78 gene encoding centrosomal protein of 78 kDa has translation MVQDRAQIRHQGAHDFMAYYEFACARQDSVPLPAVKMNLDKQMLDFNGDRLKLTDWPPVLHSISINKHLRHIAISSTYQGGPTSREADKRYYKSTFKRRIPPIRSKEMTFKLCKALRECLTVSPSLKTLQLIGLPLRERDLISLTKGLSISTALENLSLANCPISDEGLEVICQSVKYSTNIRTIDFTGCSLTWRGAEHMAQIIKHQGMQRHGTAWAESLRYRLPHFDRMGGLRRVTLNSNTLIGDRGAAALAHELAEDLWVKAVDLQSCGLSSQGARRLLEALKTNSSLCVLDIRSNPLVDKGLIKTVIEKVLMNAEGQSLEYHWIKPKAAEPQRVLGPKRRAIPNPAKGKSSLKTAAVKGPSGGRTSGVTQTKKSYSRCSYVPWRAAARAGRQRGLPPEDAVKEQSFQGAATVKVTMEPDSEGEEEEESDEKDEEVVFEVEQRSSSLALQDRPTGLQLDRIQMELKECRLRLTEERRARLTAESRLMEYKLENDRLLDANRSLSEALAAVGSAAAPPASSALEDEAVLESIERSFTKFHAFLDLLKDAGLGQIASMAGIDTSDFHPLGKPQLSSTMGPHLAGAESRIAREFRDVQEEHYAASLVNNMVPNLPGGAANTPPSCKSPPPLRASLQNNRLLDVTFSHAGVDTRDLVVGGDKEPHQYIRPDIQRDSESEQSFHSNKSCDNISFGKTFQTQPTSQREETGSHRSNSYHGYSLSHTYSGGYQNNGSHGGSSESLSEISSDKAESVESAGSRSSGVRRLVMVGQSRSEGSERRVYPGRAALTQIPSVGGRSDQESF, from the exons ATGGTCCAAGACCGTGCTCAGATTCGACACCAGGGTGCCCATGACTTCATGGCGTACTATGAATTTGCCTGTGCCAGACAGGATTCAGTTCCTCTCCCCGCTGTTAAGATGAATCTTGACAAACAGATGCTGGACTTTAATGGAGACCGGCTCAAATTAACGGACTGGCCACCTGTTCTCCACTCTATATCCATCAACAAGCACCTACGCCACATTGCAATAAGCAGCACGTACCAAGGTGGTCCAACTTCAAGAGAAGCAG ATAAAAGGTACTATAAATCTACCTTCAAGAGGAGGATCCCACCCATTCGTTCCAAGGAAATGACATTTAAGCTGTGCAAGGCTTTGAGAGAGTGTCTGACCGTCTCTCCCAGTCTCAAGACCCTGCAGCTGATTGGACTCCCGCTGAGAGAAAGGGACCTCATCAGTTtaacaaaa GGTTTATCAATAAGCACAGCACTGGAAAACCTGTCTCTGGCAAACTGTCCCATTTCTGATGAAGGCTTGGAGG TCATTTGCCAGAGTGTTAAGTATTCTACCAACATCAGGACGATAGATTTTACAGGATGCAGTCTTACATGGAGAGGGGCGGAGCATATGGCCCAAATCATTAAG CACCAGGGAATGCAGAGACACGGTACCGCTTGGGCTGAGTCACTGAGATACCGACTACCCCATTTTGATCGAATGGGAGGTCTCCGCCGTGTCACCCTAAACTCCAACACTTTGATCGGGGATCGAGGAGCAGCTGCTCTTGCACATGAGCTGGCTGAGGACCTCTGGGTTAAAG CGGTGGATCTGCAGAGCTGCGGTTTGTCCAGCCAAGGAGCTCGTCGTTTGCTGGAAGCCTTGAAAACAAATTCTTCTCTGTGTGTGCTGGATATACGTAGTAATCCTTTAGTTG ACAAGGGTCTCATTAAAACGGTGATAGAAAAAGTTCTAATGAATGCAGAAGGGCAGTCACTAGAG TACCACTGGATCAAGCCAAAGGCCGCAGAGCCACAAAGGGTACTGGGTCCAAAAAGGCGAGCCATCCCCAACCCAGCAAAAGGAAAATCTTCTTTAAAGACTG CTGCTGTTAAAGGACCGTCTGGAGGACGGACTTCAGGTGTCACTCAAACAAAGAAGTCTTATTCCCGCTGTTCCTATGTGCCGTGGCGTGCTGCTGCCCGAGCTGGACGCCAGAG AGGTTTGCCTCCTGAAGATGCTGTTAAAGAGCAAAGCTTTCAGGGTGCAGCTACAGTAAAAGTCACTATGGAGCCCGACtcagagggagaggaggaggaggagagtgaTGAAAAAGATGAAGAAGTTGTGTTTGAAGTGGAGCAGAGATCGTCTTCACTAGCTCTCCAGGACAGACCCACAGGACTGCAGCTTGATCGGATCCAG ATGGAGCTGAAAGAGTGTCGTCTGAGGCTGACAGAGGAACGCAGGGCTCGCCTAACAGCTGAGTCAAGACTCATGGAG TACAAGTTAGAGAACGACAGACTCCTTGATGCCAACCGCTCCCTGTCAGAAGCCCTTGCAGCCGTTGGCTCTGCAGCAGCACCACCTGCTTCCAGTGCTCTGGAAGACGAAGCAGTTCTCGAAAGCATCGAAAGGTCATTTACTAAGTTCCACGCCTTCCTGGATCTCCTCAAAGATGCTGG CCTGGGTCAGATAGCTTCCATGGCGGGCATCGATACATCAGATTTTCATCCTCTGGGAAAACCTCAGCTCTCCTCTACAATGGGACCACATTTGGCTGGTGCAGAATCACGAATCGCCCGGGAGTTCAGGGATGTTCAGGAAGAGCATTATGCTGCATCTTTG GTAAACAACATGGTGCCAAATCTTCCCGGTGGAGCAGCGAACACCCCGCCCTCTTGCAAATCCCCTCCTCCTCTCAGAGCATCCCTACAGAACAACAGACTTCTAGATGTGACCTTTAGTCACGCTGGAGTCGATACTAGAGACCTGGTTGTGGGCGGGGACAAGGAACCACATCAATATATAAGACCTGATATTCAGCGTGACTCGGAGTCGGAGCAAAGTTTCCATAGCAACAAGTCCTGTGATAACATTTCCTTTGGTAAAACCTTCCAGACACAACCAACCAGCCAAAGGGAGGAAACCGGCTCTCACAGGAGCAACAGTTACCATGGATACAGCCTCAGCCACACCTACAGTGGTGGCTACCAGAACAACGGGTCTCACGGCGGCTCGTCCGAGAGCCTCAGTGAGATTAGTAGTGACAAGGCAGAGTCTGTGGAGTCAGCAGGGTCAAGGAGCAGCGGGGTGAGGAGGCTGGTAATGGTCGGCCAGTCGAGGTCGGAGGGGTCAGAGAGAAGAGTCTATCCCGGGAGGGCTGCTCTGACACAGATTCCATCTGTGGGGGGTCGATCAGATCAGGAGTCCTTCTGA